The Methanofastidiosum sp. genomic sequence AGGAGAAATTGAGGTGGATTCTGAGTATTTTGACTATGATCCATCTAATAAACCAATAAAAATAATAAAGCATAACATAGATTCTCAATTGCCTGTTTTAGAAAATGAAACTAATTTTTATACATTTCCCAATAGAAAACATCAACCTACAAAAAATCATCACCATACAAAATTAATCCTTGTACAAAATGAAAAAAATTATGGATTTACGAAGGGTAACAATATAGGAATTAAATATGCGATTAAATATTTAGATCCTAAATATGTTTTATTATTGAACAATGATACTGTGGTAGCAAAGGATTTTCTTGATGAACTTGTTAATGTTGGGGAAAAAAATGAAAATGTTGGTTTTTTAGGGCCTAAAATTTATTTCTACGATTTCAAAGGACAAAAAAACATAATACAATATGCAGGTTCAAAACAAAATTTATGGTTTTTCAACCCTAAGATTATTGGTATATTTGAAGTTGATCACGGCCAATATGATCAAGTAAAAAGTTTTGAGTATGTCCATGGCTCTTGTTTACTTGCAAAGGTTGGCATGATTAAAGAAATTGGATTATTGGACGAAGATTTTTTCAGCTATCGTGAAGAGAATGATTGGGGGATTCGTGGCATTAAAAAAGGTTGGAAGTCATTATATGTTCCAGCTGCGAAGATATGGCATAAAGGAGGAAAATCTTCTGGAGGCACACTTAATCCCTTAACAATATTTTACATGACTAGAAATGATTTTATTCTAATGAAAAAACATGGTAACATACTACAATTAATAATGTTTTTTATTTATTTTTTTGCTTATAAATTTTGGTTTTTTACAGGATTGTATTTAATACGTTATAAAAATATTAAAGCGTTTAATGGATTTTTAAATGGTACTAAAAAAGGGGTATTTTGGTAATCTACGATAATTTTTAACATTTTTGTTCCACCATTAATATTCTTCTATACAGATAACATGTGTTGAGTTCTGAATTTAACTCAGCAAAATCTTAATTCCTGCTCAAAGAAGATTTAAAATATAGGCTCTGGAGAAATCATATTTGATTTTGTTCAGATAAAGTGTTTTTGTAGCAGTATATGTTGTAGCAGTTGTTTTTGAGTTTGGTTTCTTTGTTTCTTAGCCTGTCGCTTCGGCTTTGTTTGAATCGCCGAATATTCTCTTTCTGACGGATATTACGGTTTCTACTAAACTTCTAATATGATACTTGGGTTCACTGAACAAGAATTGCATTACTAGACGATATTATCCTGTTTTTGCTCTTTTTTTAAGTGATATCATGCTGGTTGCTTTGAGTTCTTCGTGTATGACCTTATGTATCCCTTCTTCGTCGAATGCTTTATCTAAGCTGAAACCTGATGGTTTTATATTTCTTAATCGCCCTTGCCCTTATTTTAGTGCAAAATTGTAAGTAATATAAAAACTAGAATAGTATGTATGACAAGTGATGCAGTATTGGAATTGTTTATTCCAGATGAGGAAAAAGCTTTAGATGTTTTTAGACACATAAGATGAGCTGAAGGAGTTTATTGTCCCGAATGCAAATCTAATGAGATATATAAAAGAGGATATGTTATTAACAAAAAAGTTAGGCGATATTCATGTAATAAATGTGGTTTGAATTTCACTGATTTTACTGGAACTATTTTTCGCCAATAAACACCTCCCCTTAGGTGAAATGCTTTATATAATATTGAAGCAAGATAAAAAAAGCGTTAATCGATTATCAGAAGAATTAGGCCATAAATGGGAAAGTGTAAACAGAATATCTAAGGAATTTAAAGAATGTTTAGAAAATAATACAGATAGATCCTGTATTAGCGGGAGAAATTGAAATTGATGAAATGTATCAATCTGCAGGCAGTAAAGGCTTAAAAAAAACTTCCAAGAAAAAGGGGGCATATAATTAAGAGGCAGAGGAAATTGGGACATAAGATAAACCGCCAATTATCAGCGTGGTTGAAAGAGGAACCAGACACACCATCTTAACTGTTGAAAAAAACTTATCCAAAGAGTTAATACTCTCAATAATAGAAACTCATTGTAAAGGATCTATAATAGCTTTCACTGATGATTATACAATTTATACAAATTTAGAAGAACATCTTGATGTTAAAGAACATTATGTAATTAACCATTCCCAAAAAGAGTATGCAAACAATGAAAAACACGTTAACACATCTGAAAACAGACATTCATTATTGAGACAATATTTAAGAATTTTTAGAGGAGTTTCAAAGAATATATCTCCATATGTACGTCAAATTCTTCCAATTTACATTTATCCATGGAGTTAATTGGATGGACGAATCACTACAAATAATTTGTACTTGCACTAAAAAAAGGGTATGAGCGTTCTTAAATATTTTTTATAGTTGGTATTGCGTCTTTGGAATCGTGTCTTGGTCCGCGAATCACTTTTTGAGCTAGTATGACTTGCTTATCTGTGTCTATGGCTATTTGATTTTTGGTGAAACTTTTCCTCTTTTTTTTTACTTTGTTTTTTGATTTTACGTGCATAATACAAGCTTGCTTGGTCACTGGAATGCCCTGTTCCATCAACTGCTACCCAAGGATCCTTAATATCAAATAATTCAACTGTCAAATCGAGCATTTTATTCAAAATCGGATCCCAAACGTTTGAAGAATTTCTGTTACGTCTTATAGTGTGGAATACTTTTTAACCCAATTATTCCCTGTAATTCAGGCATTAACTCAATACTGGTTGTAAACATGTGATAATCAAGTTTTAACCGCATTTTCAAGCATAATAAAACCATAAGCTGGTGTTGTGTGTAATCCTGCTTTGATTTTTCGCAGGAAAATTCTAGCAAAGACATTTTAGATACTTTAAACGCTACAAGAGTAAATTTTATTAACTCGTTTTCATTTAAATCACTCATGGGATCACTTCCATATTTTTATTAATACTCGATATATGATCCCATCATACTATATATGATTTCTCAAAGCCAAATATTACTATTACACCATATTCATATTTAATATGGTGTTTTCATGGGACTGTCAAAAACTTGGGGGATAACCATCAAAAAGTTTTCTTTGGTTCCTAATATCAATTCTGATATTTATACGTGACATTACTCCCTTTTTAATCTTCATTAAACGCTTAACACTTTTAGGAAAGGTTTTTTGAAATACATTTTCCAAAATACTTGTAGTTCGCTCAATATTTCCATCTTCCAAGAAAGCAAACAAGGTTTTAAAGTACGGCATAAAATAATCATAGATAATTGATTGAATAACCTTTGAATAATCTTTAATTTTGTTTAATATTTTTTTAAATTCATTTTTAGCACTTGTGAATGATTTAAAGTCAAATAAACTGAACAATTCTAGTTTTTCTTTTTGTATTTTATCAATTTCATCATCTGTGAGTTCATTTTCTTTAATATACTTTGTTATGATTTTTTTAAAAACTTTTAGTGCGTGAAAATTGCACCATTGATGTTTAAACCCTAATTCTTCAATAATAGGTTTATATTTACCATCTAAATCCGTAGTTATAGCAATTGTTTTTTTATTCATTGTATTTTGCTCTAGAAACTCTTTTATGTTCTTAGAATTCTCTTTAGAGTATATTTCATCAGCAACTATAATATTCTGTTTACTGTCGAATAAAGTGAATCTGTAATTCCATATGCCATTAATTTTAATCCACTCAACGTCAAATATGTAATATCCTGAAAAACTGTACATGGGGTCTTTGTTCTTGTTTTCATATTCAAGTATCCAGTTTTCAATAGTTTGTGGTGAAACACGGACTCGTTTCTTTTTGAACTAAATAAGCGATATTACGCACTGATCCAATGAATAAACCGACTAATTCAATACATTTGTCCTTAAATTCGTGTGTGAAGTTACTATTATCCTCAACGATTTCAGAGATATCAGTAGTAAATTTTTTACCACATTTGTTGCATTTATAAGCTTGAATTTCTGTTTTAACAACGCCTTTATAGTAAAATATAAGTTTTCTTTCTTTAAACCCGTTTTTATTCACGAATTTGCTGAAACAATCAGGACAGATTGGATTTAACATCTCAATATGAAATATATCTTTTTTATACCATGTTTTTGATGTTTTGAATAATCTATGGTTTGTTTTATTTGATTTTAATATGGTTTTCAACAAATTTAGATAAATCTTCACAAAAATAGGAAAGTTTATAACCCTGATCAAACAAACTATCAATTGGAGCAAGTTTTTTTGTTGTTGTCATACAAAATACTATGCTCCACTTATTATAAAAATTTTTAGGTTTTTATTTCTGAAAATAGTCTGTTTGAACGAGAATAGAAATATTTTATTGTCATTTCATGATTTTTGAAATTCCCCAAGTTTTGGACAGAGCCGTTTTCATTGCCCTAACGTATAAATGATATGTTATCCTACTACAAATTTATGAGACTGAAATAGAAAAACTTCCAAATATTAGGTGAAGAAATGGTAAAACATAATAATAAAGGTTGGGGAGATGTTTGGTCAAATATAGATTTTGATCCTGATTTGATTGTTGAGCGAGGGCAAAAATCTACTTTTTTTTCATTAATTTCAGGCGTTATTCAAAAAAAATTTGGTTCTATTGATAAGCTCAATACAATTGAGCTTGGAAGTGGTATTGGGACCGTAAGTTTGCTTTTAGCCCTCAAAGGCTCAAATCCTACTTTAGTTGATAACAATGAAGTTGCGCTTCAACGGGCTAAAGAATTATATAATTATTTTAAGGTTAAACCAAAAATAAGGAATGAAGATATGTTCAATCTGGCAATGAATGATGAATCGAAATACGATATCTGTTTATCAGTAGGTCTTATAGAGCATTTTACAGGGGAGAAAAGGAAAGAAGCCATAAAAGCACATGTTCAAACTGTTAAAAAAAAAGGATTAGTAATTATAGTCGTTCCTAATAAATACTGTTTTAATTATAGAATATGGATGTCTCTAGCAAAATTAATCAGAAGATGGGATTACGGGTATGAAGAACCATTTAGTAGAAAAGAATTATTAACTCTGGCCAATGAAATCGGACTGAAAAATACTCAAGTAAACGGGACAGATTTTCTTACGTCATTTGAGCATTTATTAATATTTTTCAAACCAAGGATCCAAAGAGCTCTTGGGATAAAAACGTTTCCACCTGTCCAAGTTTTCCCGGATTATAAAATAACACTACTTGATAATCATTTGGGAAAAAATTTGCACCTTATTGGCGAAGT encodes the following:
- a CDS encoding glycosyltransferase family 2 protein; this encodes MKEKDIYPKVSIIILNWNGWKDTIECLESLYGIYYPNYDVILVDNGSEDNSIIKIKKYCQGEIEVDSEYFDYDPSNKPIKIIKHNIDSQLPVLENETNFYTFPNRKHQPTKNHHHTKLILVQNEKNYGFTKGNNIGIKYAIKYLDPKYVLLLNNDTVVAKDFLDELVNVGEKNENVGFLGPKIYFYDFKGQKNIIQYAGSKQNLWFFNPKIIGIFEVDHGQYDQVKSFEYVHGSCLLAKVGMIKEIGLLDEDFFSYREENDWGIRGIKKGWKSLYVPAAKIWHKGGKSSGGTLNPLTIFYMTRNDFILMKKHGNILQLIMFFIYFFAYKFWFFTGLYLIRYKNIKAFNGFLNGTKKGVFW
- a CDS encoding methyltransferase domain-containing protein, translated to MVKHNNKGWGDVWSNIDFDPDLIVERGQKSTFFSLISGVIQKKFGSIDKLNTIELGSGIGTVSLLLALKGSNPTLVDNNEVALQRAKELYNYFKVKPKIRNEDMFNLAMNDESKYDICLSVGLIEHFTGEKRKEAIKAHVQTVKKKGLVIIVVPNKYCFNYRIWMSLAKLIRRWDYGYEEPFSRKELLTLANEIGLKNTQVNGTDFLTSFEHLLIFFKPRIQRALGIKTFPPVQVFPDYKITLLDNHLGKNLHLIGEV